DNA sequence from the Marinilongibacter aquaticus genome:
CTAATTCTCCGAAAAGCTACCGCCTAAAGCCTAAGTAAGAATCGCACTTTCTGCCGAGCAGGGCATACATTTGTCCGGTCGAAATTGCAAGTCCATTTACTTTGCCCTAATTTTCGATATCAAAACCCTAATGAAATGAAAAACGACCGAAGAGATTTTATTCGAAAATCGGCGGCCTTCACAGCCGCGGCGGCTTGGCCTCAGGCGGCCAAAACGAATCCACAGATTCCAAACAAAACAAGCGAGTATATTAAAGACGCAGGCATGCAGCTTTCCTTGGCCTATTTCTGGGGAATCGAGCCGCGGAAAGTGGCTTTGGCCAAGCAAATGAACGTCTTGGGAGCCGTTGGCGGAATCAACCCGCGAATGGTTAACATGAACGACAAGCCAAATTACAATGCTCAAGTAATCAAGGCGGTGAAAGCAGCCTGGGAAACCCAAGGCCTTCAACTAAAAGTGATAGAAGGGCCGCCAGCTCTTTACGAAAAAACGAAACTCGGACTGCCGGGCCGTGATGAAGAAATCGAGCAGTTCATTCAGTTCATGAAAGGCATTTCTGCGGTGGGAATCGACACCGTGTGTTACAACTGGATGCCCGTAATCAGCTGGGCCAGAACCCAAACCGACCGTCCTAGTCGTGGCGGAGCTCTGGTGAGTGCTTTCGACGTGGATGCGATCCAAGACGAAGAGCTGATTACAAAATATGGCGAAT
Encoded proteins:
- a CDS encoding mannonate dehydratase, which translates into the protein MKNDRRDFIRKSAAFTAAAAWPQAAKTNPQIPNKTSEYIKDAGMQLSLAYFWGIEPRKVALAKQMNVLGAVGGINPRMVNMNDKPNYNAQVIKAVKAAWETQGLQLKVIEGPPALYEKTKLGLPGRDEEIEQFIQFMKGISAVGIDTVCYNWMPVISWARTQTDRPSRGGALVSAFDVDAIQDEELITKYGELSHEKMWQNMTYFLKAVIPEAEKLGVKMALHPDDPPIDNIRGIPRIMTSVDAFKKLIDLVPSPSNGLTFCQGSFASMGGEGQGENIPEAIRYFGKKGLIHFVHFRDVKGYKEHFEEAFHDDGKTDMYEAMKAYYEVGFKGPIRPDHVPTMFGDSNEHAGYSTIGTLFAIGYIRGLIEGVSKA